Genomic window (Caldicoprobacter guelmensis):
ACAGCTCAAGATTTACATCCATGACAAGACCACCTTAAATTAATACTTGGTCAAATAATGCTCAATCTCCCATGGAGTGATCTTCGTCCTATAGTCTTCCCATTCTTTGCGCTTTGCTTCAATGTATTTGGTGAAAATGTGTTCTCCAAGAGTCTCCCTCACCAGCTCACTTTTCTCCATCTCATTGATGGCCTCTTCCAGGCTGGCTGGCAGCGATTCTATGCCTTCTCTTATCCTTTCTTCACGCGTCATCCTGAATATGTTCTTATCGGTAGGTGGCGGTGGCTGAATCTTGTTCTTTATCCCATCAAGTCCTGCAGCCAGGATGACAGCAAATGCTAAGTATGGATTGCATGACGGATCGGGAGATCTGAGCTCAAGGCGTGTGGCTTCGCCCTTGGCCGCTGGTATTCTGATGAGCGGGCTTCTGTTTCTAGCAGACCATGCAATATACACAGGCGCCTCATAATCCGGTACCAAACGCTTATATGAGTTTACCAATGGATTAGTTATAGCGGTAATCGCCTTTATATGCTTGATGATACCGCCTATAAACCAGTAAGCCTCCTGGCTCAGCTTAAGCGGGTCATTCTCATCATAAAAGGCATTTTTGCCATCTTTATACAGCGATACGTTGGTGTGCATACCCGACCCGTTTATCCCGAATATGGGTTTGGGCATAAACGTAGCGTGGAGGCCATTTCTCTGAGCCAAGGTCTTGACAACCATCTTAAAAGTCATCACATTATCCGCAGTCGTAAGGGCATCCTGATACTTGAAATCAATCTCATGCTGCCCGGGCGCCACCTCGTGGTGTGAGGCCTCTATCTCAAAACCCATTTCCTCAAGGGCAAGGCATATATTTCTTCGCGCATCCTCACCCAGGTCCACAGGACCAAGGTCGAAATAGCCGGCGTTATCATGAGTCTTAACGGTAGGCTTACCCTCGCTATCAGTTAAAAACAGGAAAAACTCACACTCGGGCCCAACATTGAAGCTATCATACCCCATTTCAGCCGCCTTCTTTAGAGCCCTTTTAAGCACATACCTGGGATCTCCATCAAAGGGTGTACCATCGGGATTGAGCACGTCGCATATGAGCCTTGCTACTCTACCGGGCTGTGGACGCCATGGAAATACCGCAAAGCTGTTTGGATCAGGCGCCAGATACATATCCGACTCTTCAATCCTCACAAACCCTTCAATGGATGAGCCGTCAAACATGCACTTGTTGTCTAGCGCTTTTTCAAGCTGTTCAGATGTGATTGCCACATTCTTCAAGGTCCCAAAAATGTCGGTAAATTGCAGGCGTATGAATTTTACATCCAGTTCTTTGACCAACCTTAAAACGTCCTCTTTGCTGTATCTTCCCATACAAACACTCCCCTTTAAAGTTAAATTTTAGCAAAACAAAAAGACGTACTCAACTGACGTTTGTACTCGCCGTTGAGTACGCCTTTATAGACATGCCAACGCTGCGCTCCATCGCGCAATTCAACTTATCTATTGTTTATGATAATACAAAACATCAAAGATGTCAACAAAAATTTTCATAGCTTCATGGCCTTTATGCGCTCTATAGCCTCCTTGGTATCCTCCCTGCTCCCAAAAGCGGTCAACCTGAAATAGCCTTCGCCGCTGGGACCGAACCCCACTCCAGGCGTTCCCACAACGTGAGCCTCATTCAGCAGCTTATCAAAAAAGGTCCAGGAATCCATTCCTTCAGGAATTTTGAGCCATATATACGGGGCGTTTATGCCGCCAAACACCTGAAATCCCATTTCCAAAAGCCCTTGACGAATTATGGCTGCATTGGCCATATAATAATCTATGAGCTCTCTCACCTGCTTCTGTCCTTCTTCGGTATAAATAGCCGCCGCACCGCGCTGAACTATGTAGGACACACCGTTAAACTTGGTGGTCTGCCTCCTGTTCCATAGCTTATTAAGCGGTACAGCCTCTCCTTTTTGTGTATACCCCATAACCTTCTTGGGAACCACGGTATAAGCACATCTCGTACCGGTAAAACCGGCTGTTTTTGAAAAACTCCTGAACTCTATAGCCACCTCTTTGGCCCCTTCTATCTCATATATGCTGTGGGGCACATCCTCTTCCCTTATATATGCCTCATACGCAGCGTCATACAGTATTACCGATTTATTCTCCCTCGCATAATCCACCCACTTTTTCAGCTCCGACTTTGGAAGCGTCATCCCCGTGGGATTATTGGGGTAGCAGAGGTATATAATATCAACGCGCTGCTTTGGCAATTCAGGTATAAAGTTATTTTCGGCATTGCAGGGCAAATAAACTATCCTGTCGTATTTGCCTGACTCATCCAGATTACCGGCCCGCCCCGCCATCACATTGGTATCCACATACACCGGATAGACTGGATCAGTAACGGCTACTATGTTGTCAACTCCAAATATTTCTTGAATATTGCCGGTATCGCACTTTGCACCATCGCTGATAAACACCTCGTCCTCTTCCAGGTCTACACCACGGGAGCGATAGTCATACTCAATAATCTTCTTTATCAGAAAGTCATACCCCTGTTCCGGCCCATAGCCCTTGAAAGTCTCAACGCGCCCCATCTCGTCCACCGCCTGGTGAAGGCTCTCGATTACGGCCCGAGGCAGTGGCCTGGTGACATCCCCAATACCCAGGCTTATAACCCGGGCATGGGGATTTCGCTGTTTGAAAGCAGCCACCCTTCGCCCTATTTCTGCAAAGAGATAGTTCCCACGCAGTTTAAGGTAGTTTTCATTGATCCTGACCGCCATCGCACACCTCTCCCATCTTGTATTGATCATTACCTGGTCAATTTTACTTTGATGCCGAAAAGACTGTCAAGGTCTATCCAACGCTATTCCGAAAAACAGTATTTGAGTAACACCCACCAGTTTATAATAGCTGTTTATAAGCCGTTGCTGAAAGCATCTCCAAATCTATTTCCCCGTCAAATACCTTTACTGCAGGTCCCGTCATATACACATGGCCATCGTCCTCGTTCCATTCTATTATTAAATCTCCGCCCAGCAGCTTAACGGTAGCATTCCTCTGGCTTAACCCATTGAGCACAGACGCCACCAGCACCGCACAAGCACCCGTCCCACATGCCATGGTTTCACCCGCACCGCGTTCCCACACCCTCACTTTAAGGGTTTGCCTATCGATGACCTGTACGAATTCGACGTTTACCCTGTTAGGAAACAAGGGATGATTTTCAATCTTTGGCCCCACCTTTTCTAGCTGAAGGCCGGCAAGGTTATTGACGTAAATCACGGCGTGGGGATTGCCCATGGAAACGCATGTTATCTTAAAAGTCTGTCCTTCCACATCTATCGGCTCATTAATAAAAGCCTCCTTATCGCTTTGCACTGGTATCCTTTTCGGTTCAAGTATAGGTTGCCCCATATCAACCTTTACCATCTGTACCT
Coding sequences:
- the dapF gene encoding diaminopimelate epimerase codes for the protein MRFTKMHGLGNDYVYIDCVRQDCKAFMDNLPQIARLISDRHFGVGADGLVLILPSEVADFKMRMFNSDGSEAEMCGNAIRCVGKYVYDSGLTRKTAVSIETLAGVKLLDMKVKDGKVQMVKVDMGQPILEPKRIPVQSDKEAFINEPIDVEGQTFKITCVSMGNPHAVIYVNNLAGLQLEKVGPKIENHPLFPNRVNVEFVQVIDRQTLKVRVWERGAGETMACGTGACAVLVASVLNGLSQRNATVKLLGGDLIIEWNEDDGHVYMTGPAVKVFDGEIDLEMLSATAYKQLL
- the glnA gene encoding type I glutamate--ammonia ligase, translated to MGRYSKEDVLRLVKELDVKFIRLQFTDIFGTLKNVAITSEQLEKALDNKCMFDGSSIEGFVRIEESDMYLAPDPNSFAVFPWRPQPGRVARLICDVLNPDGTPFDGDPRYVLKRALKKAAEMGYDSFNVGPECEFFLFLTDSEGKPTVKTHDNAGYFDLGPVDLGEDARRNICLALEEMGFEIEASHHEVAPGQHEIDFKYQDALTTADNVMTFKMVVKTLAQRNGLHATFMPKPIFGINGSGMHTNVSLYKDGKNAFYDENDPLKLSQEAYWFIGGIIKHIKAITAITNPLVNSYKRLVPDYEAPVYIAWSARNRSPLIRIPAAKGEATRLELRSPDPSCNPYLAFAVILAAGLDGIKNKIQPPPPTDKNIFRMTREERIREGIESLPASLEEAINEMEKSELVRETLGEHIFTKYIEAKRKEWEDYRTKITPWEIEHYLTKY
- a CDS encoding LL-diaminopimelate aminotransferase, with amino-acid sequence MAVRINENYLKLRGNYLFAEIGRRVAAFKQRNPHARVISLGIGDVTRPLPRAVIESLHQAVDEMGRVETFKGYGPEQGYDFLIKKIIEYDYRSRGVDLEEDEVFISDGAKCDTGNIQEIFGVDNIVAVTDPVYPVYVDTNVMAGRAGNLDESGKYDRIVYLPCNAENNFIPELPKQRVDIIYLCYPNNPTGMTLPKSELKKWVDYARENKSVILYDAAYEAYIREEDVPHSIYEIEGAKEVAIEFRSFSKTAGFTGTRCAYTVVPKKVMGYTQKGEAVPLNKLWNRRQTTKFNGVSYIVQRGAAAIYTEEGQKQVRELIDYYMANAAIIRQGLLEMGFQVFGGINAPYIWLKIPEGMDSWTFFDKLLNEAHVVGTPGVGFGPSGEGYFRLTAFGSREDTKEAIERIKAMKL